The Argopecten irradians isolate NY chromosome 16, Ai_NY, whole genome shotgun sequence genome window below encodes:
- the LOC138310453 gene encoding uncharacterized protein, whose product MMSIPYIHSNEEFAVLLLDSYEFSVKPSTKPIERPGTSTPQTMKNISQRRIEPEELELTEISSQSTETELSGVETLETIPTKSTQLEVSKPGPSKAQHGFSVPHRGWKKTDIESVYVDPFELSIFTSEEGDDANLDSDEDYEPTEMSLRLSNPEAIPEVSFGDIEFSEGEGEGNEANEMLELEEEEQKKEPMDKSSLKILKIINSERAEEVVDESFIVYRQCLLELAKSACSQFCTVDQYCQKPVEVQQKVIGSALHLKWVCSDGHICQEWSSQPV is encoded by the exons ATGATGAGCATTCCCTATATCCACAGTAACGAGGAGTTCGCCGTTTTGCTACTCGACAG CTATGAATTCAGTGTaaaaccatctacaaaacctatAGAGAGGCCAGGTACATCAACGCCACAAACCATGAAAAACATTTCCCAGAGACGAATTGAGCCAGAGGAGTTGGAATTAACTGAAATTTCATCACAaag CACTGAGACAGAATTATCAGGTGTGGAGACATTGGAAACTATACCAACAAAGTCTACCCAGCTCGAAGTATCAAAACCTGGACCTTCAAAGGCCCAGCATGGATTCTCTGTTCCACATAGGGGATGGAAAAAGACAGATATTGAATCTGTTTATGTGGATCCTTTTGA ATTAAGTATATTCACATCTGAAGAGGGAGATGATGCAAATTTAGACAGTGATGAGGATTATGAGCCAACAGAAATGTCATTGCG ACTTAGTAATCCGGAGGCTATTCCTGAAGTGTCATTTGGTGACATAGAGTTTAGCGAGGGAGAGGGAGAGGGAAATGAAGCAAATGAAATGTTAGAGCTTGAGGAGGAAGAACAAAAGAAGGAGCCCATGGACAAATCTAGCCTCAAGATTTTAAAGATAATCAACAGTGAGAGGGCAGAAGAAGTTGTTGATGAATCATTTATAGTTTATAGACAATGTTTGCTGGAGCTTGCAAAATCTGCTTGCAGTCAATTTTGCACTGTTGACCAATATTGCCAAAAACCTGTTGAAGTTCAACAAAAAGTTATTGGTTCAGCACTTCATTTGAAATGG GTTTGTTCTGATGGACATATATGTCAGGAATGGTCCTCCCAGCCTGTTTGA
- the LOC138310797 gene encoding uncharacterized protein, whose amino-acid sequence MDSPGHSAQYCTYSLMELDSNKIMSIVTVDKRETGKVSTVMEKLGFKRALEDLLSKNVKIAEIATDQHMQISSLMKKERPDIKHSFDVWHGAKNLGKKINAASQQKEAKDLQKWTSHITNHFWHACKEAKDEYDFRGIWLGVVHHVVDVHQWILSGGGNRTKCSHGPLETEEKKWSKKGSKAHEALQKIAYDKRFLNNIKYYLNFRSTASLESFNQLILMYAAKRYSYTPPVYKARCQLAAIDNNYHADRDVKISKDGSTRMHRVFNKKSKRWTVSSVKEEKDYGYLDDLAKRVIVRRLQCRGGMSCSATLAQDDPRRLSKTIAP is encoded by the exons ATGGATAGTCCCGGCCACAGTGCACAATACTGCACATATTCATTGATGGAGCTGGATAGCAACAAAATCATGTCTATAGTCACTGTTGACAAGAGGGAAACTGGGAAGGTTTCCACTGTCATGGAGAAACTGGGATTCAAAAGGGCGTTAGAAGACCTATTATCAAAGAATGTGAAGATCGCAGAAATTGCAACGGATCAACACATGCAAATATCATCTTTAATGA aaaagGAACGTCCTGACATCAAACATTCGTTTGATGTGTGGCATGGTGCCAAGAATCttgggaaaaaaatcaatgcT GCATCTCAACAGAAAGAAGCTAAGGATTTGCAAAAATGGACAAGCCACATCACAAATCATTTTTGGCATGCCTGCAAAGAAGCTAAGGATGAATATGACTTCAGA GGTATATGGCTTGGAGTTGTGCACCATGTTGTTGATGTCCATCAGTGGATTTTATCTGGAGGTGGCAACCGGACAAAGTGCTCACATGGACCTCTTGAGACAGAGGAGAAGAAGTGGTCGAAGAAGGGTAGCAAGGCACATGAAGCTCTGCAAAAGATTGCATATGACAAGCGTTTTCTGAACAACATCAAGTACTACTTAAATTTCCg aaGTACAGCCTCATTGGAGAGCTTTAACCAGCTAATACTGATGTATGCCGCAAAGCGCTATTCCTACACACCACCTGTCTACAAGGCCAGATGTCAGTTAGCGGCCATCGACAACAATTACCATGCTGACAGAGATGTGAAGATCAGCAAAGATGGTAGCACACG GATGCACAGAGTCTTCAACAAGAAAAGCAAGCGATGGACAGTTTCTTCAGTGAAAGAGGAGAAGGACTATGGGTACTTAGATGATCTCGCCAAGCGAGTCATTGTACGTAGACTGCAGTGTAGGGGAGGAATGTCCTGTTCTGCAACACTCGCCCAGGATGACCCCCGAAGGTTGTCAAAGACAATAGCCCCATAG
- the LOC138310992 gene encoding P2X purinoceptor 7-like translates to MMTIAHRYQRQEVKVEVDQEGRGRSRSRGRSRSSVRGRGRSKGTAGSAVGRDVQPVLTALEKRKERIEKRLDEMEEPEMRSMLKLIMTKNPNLVFDELEPVQPGGGHHPPEGSESPSWCVCSFCREMPKDVEKKCCRRHPADCISQTPDIEVLCLNETVLAISRWLWNDVMALGDDEETAKGFRHAAYRQFVLWQHHRLGAGYRVVIPSCCVWRIRDRYPDPFGQYKGFEPA, encoded by the exons ATGATGACTATAGCCCACCGGTACCAAAGACAAGAGGTAAAAGTCGAGGTAGACCAAGAGGGTAGAGGAAGGAGCCGATCAAGAGGGCGCTCGAGATCTTCAGTTCGGGGGAGAGGGAGGTCAAAGGGCACTGCTGGGTCTGCTGTTGGAAGAGATGTGCAGCCAGTGCTGACAGCTCTTGAGAAAAGAAAGGAGCGTATagag AAAAGGCTTGATGAGATGGAGGAGCCAGAAATGCGTTCTATGCTCAAGTTAATTATGACAAAAAATCCTAACTTGGTCTTTGATGAGCTGGAGCCAGTACAGCCAGGAGGAGGTCATCATCCACCAGAAGGATCAGAATCACCCTCCTGGTGTGTCTGCAGTTTCTGCCGGGAAATGCCAAAAGACGTGGAAAAGAAGTGTTGTAGACGGCATCCTGCCGATTGCATTTCACAGACCCCG GATATTGAAGTCTTGTGCCTGAATGAAACTGTTTTAGCAATATCTCGATGGCTATGGAACGATGTGATGGCCCTTGGCGACGACGAGGAGACTGCCAAAGGATTTAGACATGCAGCCTATCGTCAGTTTGTCTTATGGCAGCACCACAGACTTGGGGCAGGGTACAGGGTTGTGATTCCAAGTTGTTGTGTGTGGAGGATAAGGGATCGCTACCCTGATCCATTCGGACAATACAAGGGTTTTGAACCTGCATAA